The DNA segment CGACCCAGAGGGTCAGCCAGCGCTCGAAGACGCTCATGGGCGCACCGGTGGCCTGTTTGGCGGTGACTTCACATTGCGCACTCATAGATGTTGACCTGTGAATGAAACTGAGGGGCCATGACGACAGGCGGCTTGTCGGCCGTTGATCCGGATGGGTGGACAGGGTACGTCGCCATAGGAGCAGAAGACGCAGCAGTCACCCGGTTTGGGGCGCAGTAGGGTGCCGCAGCCCAGACACTCGTAGTAC comes from the Allochromatium tepidum genome and includes:
- a CDS encoding GDCCVxC domain-containing (seleno)protein, which translates into the protein MPEPILTSTLTCPHCGHRCEEIMPTDACQWYYECLGCGTLLRPKPGDCCVFCSYGDVPCPPIRINGRQAACRHGPSVSFTGQHL